The following proteins come from a genomic window of Streptomyces sp. Sge12:
- a CDS encoding RNA polymerase sigma factor has translation MSGGTGRARAGAHEPAREGGAEPPAGGRTPTGFDEFFTTHRPALLARAVMLCGNRQDAEDAVQDAFLAALENWDRISGYEQPNAWVNLVMRRKLWRVLRLRLKAKRAALDVSVPRQALPDETAQARRVLTAMAALPPRQRMVLVMYSLYAMTHEEIADDLNIAPSTARGNLRKGRENLRRMLGLDPDTTPLGEVPLVGTGGPAPGDRLTEALSATDSWLCSAFEEDEQAQRK, from the coding sequence ATGAGTGGTGGGACGGGCCGTGCCCGGGCCGGTGCGCATGAACCGGCCCGGGAGGGTGGCGCCGAGCCGCCGGCGGGCGGACGTACTCCCACCGGCTTCGACGAGTTCTTCACGACTCACCGCCCGGCCCTGCTGGCCCGGGCGGTGATGTTGTGCGGCAACCGTCAGGACGCGGAGGACGCCGTTCAGGACGCCTTCCTCGCCGCGCTGGAGAACTGGGACCGGATCAGCGGCTACGAGCAGCCGAACGCGTGGGTGAATCTGGTGATGCGGAGAAAACTGTGGCGCGTGCTGCGTCTGCGCCTCAAGGCCAAGCGCGCGGCGCTGGACGTGTCCGTGCCCCGCCAGGCGCTGCCGGACGAGACGGCGCAGGCGCGACGGGTGCTGACCGCGATGGCCGCGCTGCCGCCGCGCCAGCGGATGGTGCTGGTCATGTACAGCCTCTACGCCATGACCCATGAGGAGATCGCCGATGACCTGAACATCGCGCCCTCCACGGCACGGGGGAACCTCCGCAAGGGGCGCGAGAACCTCCGGCGCATGCTCGGTCTGGACCCGGACACCACTCCCCTGGGTGAGGTGCCGCTGGTGGGAACGGGTGGCCCGGCGCCCGGGGACCGGCTCACCGAGGCCCTGAGCGCCACGGACTCCTGGCTCTGCTCGGCCTTCGAGGAAGACGAACAGGCGCAGCGGAAGTGA
- a CDS encoding M48 family metallopeptidase, with product MTGTKPAAITSRALLGCALMAGVHLLAVAVLTTQLLLLIAILSADTWQIAALGALTVFPVSTLAYGLLAGTSAVVPEGPRIELTPQEQPELWALTVQLAAELGTAPPATIRLADSFNAYAGERGRLLGLVGGPRTLDLGLPLLLGLTGDELRAVVCHELGHYAGRHTRLAAVSHRGSVALERTVRHLEILETDQTSFKPPVRLLLRLTKAYNGMYLRLTLAVRRSQELEADAAAARITGAHTFAQALRTVHALAPLWDGFTSHPAGSQGASAPSAGRGGDGPLPRLLLPDGVFRDFADRLAHPVGRPFADGGRASALNVVSADGLGSHPPLEVRLAALWPDGEPDGAQRPAAGAGACTPAAGLLRDLPELVESLQDTLRPDGDTTAGRAGATVSMEPPRRNRAFLRFRFKTALIGMFLILAASVFVHTVIHPPRTDPPPFPPPPVTRDVGPQASLPPLTLPTPTLPPLPTPGRLTPLPLLPVE from the coding sequence GTGACAGGGACCAAACCTGCGGCGATCACGTCGCGTGCCCTGCTCGGATGCGCCCTGATGGCCGGGGTCCACCTGCTCGCCGTTGCCGTCCTGACCACCCAACTGCTGCTGCTCATCGCCATCCTCAGCGCGGATACCTGGCAGATCGCCGCGCTGGGTGCCCTCACCGTTTTCCCCGTCTCCACCCTGGCCTACGGGCTGCTCGCCGGTACGTCCGCCGTCGTGCCCGAGGGCCCCCGGATCGAGCTGACCCCTCAGGAGCAGCCCGAACTGTGGGCCCTGACCGTGCAGCTCGCCGCCGAGCTGGGTACTGCCCCACCCGCGACGATCCGCCTGGCCGACAGCTTCAATGCCTACGCCGGCGAACGCGGCAGGCTGCTGGGCCTGGTGGGCGGCCCACGCACCCTGGACCTGGGGCTCCCCCTGCTCCTGGGGCTCACCGGGGACGAGCTGCGCGCCGTCGTGTGCCACGAACTCGGGCACTACGCGGGGCGGCACACCCGACTGGCCGCCGTCAGCCACCGCGGCAGCGTCGCGCTGGAACGCACCGTCCGCCACCTGGAGATCCTGGAGACGGACCAGACCAGCTTCAAGCCGCCGGTGAGGCTTCTCCTGCGGCTCACCAAGGCGTACAACGGCATGTACCTGCGCCTGACCCTGGCCGTGCGGCGCTCTCAGGAGCTCGAAGCGGATGCCGCCGCGGCCCGGATCACCGGGGCACACACCTTCGCGCAGGCGCTACGGACCGTGCACGCCCTGGCACCGCTCTGGGACGGGTTCACCTCTCACCCGGCCGGGTCGCAGGGGGCATCGGCGCCCTCTGCGGGGAGGGGCGGTGACGGGCCGCTGCCCCGGCTGCTGCTGCCCGACGGGGTGTTCCGGGACTTCGCGGACCGGCTCGCCCACCCGGTGGGCCGGCCCTTCGCCGACGGCGGACGGGCCTCGGCCCTGAACGTCGTCTCCGCGGACGGGCTCGGCAGTCACCCGCCCCTGGAGGTCCGGCTGGCGGCCCTGTGGCCCGACGGCGAACCGGACGGCGCCCAGCGGCCGGCCGCGGGCGCGGGCGCCTGCACTCCTGCCGCAGGTCTGCTGCGGGACCTGCCCGAGCTGGTCGAGTCCTTGCAGGACACCCTGCGCCCGGACGGGGATACGACCGCCGGCCGGGCCGGCGCCACCGTGTCCATGGAACCCCCTCGGCGCAACAGGGCCTTCCTGCGGTTCCGATTCAAGACAGCCCTCATCGGGATGTTCCTGATCCTGGCGGCGAGCGTCTTCGTCCACACCGTCATTCACCCGCCCCGCACCGATCCGCCGCCGTTCCCCCCACCGCCCGTCACGCGGGATGTCGGGCCGCAGGCGTCGCTCCCGCCGCTGACGCTTCCGACGCCGACGCTCCCGCCCCTCCCGACGCCCGGCCGGCTCACTCCCCTGCCGCTGCTGCCGGTGGAGTAG
- a CDS encoding L-threonylcarbamoyladenylate synthase produces MALRYDCSTASGRSDGLRDAGLAVRRGELVVLPTDTVYGIGADAFDPDAVDRLLAAKGRDRAMPSPVLVASPDALHDLVDEFPKQGWALVEAFWPGGLTLVARHLPSLSWDLGETNGTVAVRMPSHPVALELLAETGPMAVSSANLTGRPSPQDCDAAQGMLGDSVAVYLDGGPTEAAVASSIVDLTGPVPVLRRAGAISAEALRSVVPDLLEG; encoded by the coding sequence ATGGCCCTGCGGTATGACTGCTCGACGGCATCGGGTCGGAGCGACGGATTGCGTGACGCCGGCCTGGCGGTGCGCCGGGGCGAGCTCGTGGTGCTCCCGACGGACACCGTCTACGGCATCGGTGCGGACGCCTTCGACCCCGACGCGGTGGACCGGCTGCTGGCCGCCAAGGGCCGCGACCGTGCGATGCCCTCGCCGGTGCTGGTCGCCTCCCCGGACGCCCTGCACGACCTGGTCGACGAGTTCCCCAAGCAGGGGTGGGCCCTCGTGGAGGCGTTCTGGCCCGGCGGGCTGACCCTGGTCGCCCGCCATCTCCCTTCGCTCAGCTGGGACCTCGGGGAGACCAACGGCACGGTCGCGGTCCGGATGCCGTCCCACCCCGTGGCACTGGAACTGCTCGCCGAAACCGGGCCCATGGCAGTCTCCAGCGCCAACCTGACCGGCCGGCCCTCGCCCCAGGACTGCGACGCCGCACAGGGCATGCTCGGCGACTCGGTCGCCGTGTACCTCGACGGCGGGCCGACCGAAGCGGCCGTCGCCTCCTCGATCGTGGACCTCACCGGGCCGGTACCGGTCCTGAGGCGGGCCGGCGCGATCAGCGCCGAGGCCCTGCGCAGCGTCGTGCCCGACCTGCTCGAAGGGTGA
- a CDS encoding anti-sigma factor: MSHRRTDLHTLTAAYALDALEPAEREAFTPHLAACEACRRETAEFRATAARMAAAVAEAPPNAMRQRTMAAVDAVRQLPPRVAAGAPAPALGGSLRRRSVPLALVAGLAAAVAFAGLTARQHQEGDDIAHRARQAEQRLDAVSAVLAAPDARTVHGRAGNGALGTVIASDQLDTAVFAAAGLPAPAAGKTYQLWLAHDGAMRPAGFIHGDGAVLMDGSPSGATAVGLTLEPAEGSAQPTTTPLLLMPLTT; this comes from the coding sequence ATGAGCCACCGGCGCACCGACCTCCACACCCTCACCGCCGCCTACGCCCTGGACGCCCTCGAACCCGCCGAGCGCGAGGCATTCACCCCCCACCTCGCAGCATGCGAGGCATGCCGCCGGGAGACCGCGGAGTTCCGGGCCACCGCCGCGCGCATGGCCGCCGCCGTGGCCGAGGCCCCGCCGAACGCCATGAGACAGCGAACGATGGCCGCAGTCGACGCGGTGCGCCAACTCCCTCCCCGTGTCGCCGCGGGCGCCCCCGCACCCGCCCTGGGAGGAAGCCTCAGGCGCAGGTCCGTACCCCTCGCGCTGGTGGCCGGCCTGGCCGCCGCCGTGGCGTTCGCCGGCCTCACTGCCCGGCAGCACCAGGAAGGCGATGACATCGCGCACCGGGCCCGGCAGGCCGAGCAACGCCTCGACGCCGTCAGCGCCGTCCTCGCTGCGCCCGACGCCCGCACCGTCCACGGACGCGCCGGCAACGGGGCCCTCGGCACCGTCATCGCCTCCGACCAGCTGGACACGGCCGTCTTCGCCGCCGCCGGCCTACCCGCACCGGCCGCCGGCAAGACCTACCAGCTGTGGCTCGCCCACGACGGGGCCATGCGCCCGGCCGGGTTCATCCATGGTGACGGCGCCGTCCTCATGGACGGCAGTCCGTCCGGCGCCACCGCGGTCGGGCTCACCCTCGAACCCGCCGAAGGATCCGCACAGCCCACCACGACCCCGCTCCTCCTGATGCCACTGACCACCTGA
- a CDS encoding ATP-binding protein, which yields MNTALEPSIRSATVHCPLPAGPQAARAARHSAARILTSRPAQCPHGTAEDILLIVSELATNAVRHARPPYALTLSLEPGRAGIALSDASPGLPRRRDPGTTVLTTRGRGLQIIHALGAELFVSTSPHGKQVIAVITWPAH from the coding sequence ATGAACACCGCACTCGAACCCTCCATACGGTCGGCAACCGTCCACTGCCCGCTTCCCGCGGGTCCGCAGGCTGCCCGAGCAGCCCGCCATTCGGCCGCCCGGATACTCACGTCGCGGCCTGCGCAGTGCCCGCACGGCACTGCCGAGGACATCCTTCTCATCGTCTCCGAGCTGGCCACCAACGCCGTCCGGCATGCCAGGCCCCCCTACGCCCTCACCCTCAGCCTGGAGCCGGGCCGAGCCGGCATCGCCCTCAGCGACGCCTCACCCGGACTGCCCCGCCGGCGCGACCCCGGGACGACGGTCCTCACGACGCGGGGCCGGGGACTGCAGATCATCCACGCCCTCGGCGCCGAACTCTTCGTCAGCACCTCACCGCACGGCAAGCAGGTCATCGCGGTGATCACCTGGCCGGCACACTGA
- a CDS encoding sulfite oxidase, with protein sequence MRDVSNFRSTLSRAAKGAPTGLLAAFTALAVAEPVAALVRPAAGPVTVVGGSVIDRTPAPVKDFAIRAFGENDKLVLQLGILVLLALFAVALGVLALHHRRAGAAGVLLFGVAGAASALSRPDSAGAGDALPSLAGAVAGAAVLCFLAGKAARPDSPSGIGGSGGGWSRRGFLTAAAATAAAATGAGALGRSLSGQRGRGAVASRNALTLPAPASPAPAVPAGAQLEVAGIRPFTTPVRDFYRVDTALAVPRIDAGTWRLRIHGKDVARPRTYTLDDLLARPLIERDITLTCVSNEVGGSYLGNARWLGVPLADLLREAGVRAPSRGGTADQLVARSVDGMTLGSPVEDLMDGRDAILALGMNGEPLPFDHGFPVRMVVPGLYGYVSACKWIEDIELTTFDAYDPYWVTRKWARRAPIKTQSRIDTPRPFARPAAGTVVVAGVAWAQRRGITRVEVRIDDGPWQDADLAAQDTVDTWRQWSYRWNAAPGGHTITVRATDGTAAVQTEQRARTAPDGASGRHSVFVTVA encoded by the coding sequence ATGCGGGATGTGAGCAACTTCCGCAGCACCCTCTCCCGAGCCGCCAAGGGCGCGCCGACCGGCCTGTTGGCCGCGTTCACGGCCCTGGCCGTGGCCGAACCGGTCGCTGCCCTGGTGCGGCCCGCCGCCGGGCCGGTGACGGTGGTCGGGGGCTCGGTCATCGACCGCACCCCCGCCCCGGTGAAGGACTTCGCGATCCGCGCCTTCGGGGAGAACGACAAGCTCGTCCTCCAGCTCGGCATCCTCGTCCTGCTGGCCCTGTTCGCCGTCGCCCTGGGGGTCCTCGCACTTCACCACCGGCGCGCGGGTGCGGCCGGTGTCCTGCTGTTCGGGGTCGCTGGTGCGGCCTCCGCCCTGAGCCGGCCCGACTCCGCCGGTGCAGGCGACGCCCTGCCTTCGCTGGCCGGCGCGGTCGCGGGCGCTGCGGTGCTCTGCTTCCTGGCGGGGAAGGCCGCACGCCCCGACTCCCCCTCAGGGATCGGGGGCAGCGGGGGCGGCTGGAGTCGCCGGGGGTTCCTCACCGCCGCGGCTGCGACGGCCGCGGCTGCCACCGGGGCCGGGGCGCTGGGCCGGTCCCTGTCCGGCCAGCGGGGGCGAGGAGCCGTCGCCTCGCGCAACGCCCTGACCCTGCCCGCCCCCGCCTCGCCCGCTCCCGCGGTTCCGGCCGGCGCCCAGCTGGAGGTGGCCGGGATCCGCCCGTTCACCACGCCCGTCCGGGACTTCTACCGCGTCGACACCGCCCTCGCCGTCCCCAGGATCGACGCCGGAACCTGGCGGCTGCGCATCCACGGCAAGGACGTCGCCCGGCCCCGCACCTACACCCTCGACGACCTTCTCGCCCGACCGCTCATCGAACGCGACATCACGCTGACGTGCGTCTCGAACGAGGTCGGCGGTTCCTACCTCGGCAACGCCCGCTGGCTCGGCGTCCCTTTGGCGGACCTCCTGCGCGAGGCCGGCGTCCGGGCACCGTCCCGGGGCGGCACGGCCGACCAGCTGGTCGCCCGCTCCGTGGACGGTATGACGCTCGGCTCACCCGTCGAGGACCTCATGGACGGGCGCGACGCGATCCTCGCGCTCGGGATGAACGGCGAACCCCTGCCGTTCGACCACGGCTTCCCCGTCCGCATGGTCGTCCCGGGACTGTACGGGTACGTGTCGGCGTGCAAATGGATCGAGGACATCGAACTCACCACCTTCGACGCCTACGACCCCTACTGGGTCACACGCAAGTGGGCCCGCCGGGCGCCGATCAAGACCCAGTCCCGCATCGACACCCCCAGGCCCTTCGCGCGTCCCGCGGCGGGCACGGTCGTGGTCGCCGGCGTCGCGTGGGCGCAGCGCCGCGGCATCACCCGCGTCGAGGTCCGCATCGACGACGGCCCCTGGCAGGACGCCGACCTCGCCGCCCAGGACACCGTCGACACCTGGCGCCAGTGGTCCTACCGCTGGAACGCCGCCCCCGGCGGACACACGATCACCGTCCGGGCCACCGACGGCACCGCAGCGGTGCAGACCGAGCAGCGCGCCCGGACCGCCCCCGACGGCGCGAGCGGCCGGCACAGCGTGTTCGTCACCGTCGCCTGA
- a CDS encoding LIC_13387 family protein, with protein sequence MSTPVPSVLRPDLRRRPEALRPFKVGAGGFVLLGTGHLALAGAAAWGEPTPQQEATSAAMRETSMTLLGLERSTLDVVNGMSAAMALFVISCALLALFAARHSPALVERRTAFGWTLLAASLAGLAVSAVFLPLPPIVVLTVTSCAFALSLRRAAP encoded by the coding sequence ATGAGCACACCCGTCCCCTCTGTACTCCGGCCTGATCTCCGGCGCAGGCCCGAGGCGTTGCGGCCCTTCAAGGTGGGGGCCGGCGGCTTCGTGCTGCTGGGTACGGGCCACCTCGCCCTTGCCGGCGCCGCCGCGTGGGGCGAACCGACCCCGCAGCAGGAAGCCACCTCGGCGGCCATGCGGGAGACGAGCATGACGCTGCTGGGGCTGGAACGCAGCACCCTCGACGTCGTCAACGGCATGAGCGCGGCCATGGCCCTGTTCGTCATCTCCTGTGCTCTCCTCGCCCTGTTCGCCGCCCGGCACTCCCCGGCCCTGGTCGAGCGCCGCACCGCCTTCGGATGGACACTCCTCGCCGCCTCGCTCGCCGGCCTGGCCGTATCCGCCGTCTTCCTGCCCCTTCCGCCGATCGTCGTCCTCACCGTCACCAGCTGCGCCTTCGCGCTCTCCCTGCGGCGCGCGGCTCCCTGA
- a CDS encoding acyl-CoA dehydrogenase family protein translates to MDQEKASSTPATGYVQPEIDVSALAEVLDGEYAGIRDLVRTNLVTYASVLEEADELGFDAFRERVREIVVKMAATGQTGMGFPTAYGGGGDVGASIAAFETLAFGDLSVLVKVGVQFGLFGGAILHLGTERHHDAHLPGLITGELMGCFAMTETGHGSNVQALGTVARYDSASREFVITTPDDRARKDYIGNAARHAELAVVFAQLEVDGRSRGVHAFVVPVRIGGEPAPGVRIEDDGRKMGLNGVDNGRIWFDDVRVPREALLNRFADVTPEGVYESAIDNPNRRFFTMLGTLVQGRVSVAGAGINVAKVALAIATKYAVRRRQFDAAPDTEEQLLLDYGLHQRRLLPLIARTYALHVAQDVLRTQLHEVFSGIEEDAQARRRLESRAAGMKALGTWHATRVVQECREACGGAGYLAVNRFAALKNDSDVFTTFEGDNHVLLQLVAKGLLTDYASEFEDLDQLGMVRHVTGLAVDTVIERTSAHKLLERVRDLLPGGEEWDREAGLLDSEYQLAMVRFREEHMLAGLARRIKRGIDRKGAPGTVFSQVQDHVIALARAHVERLVTEAFVDKVRSLPEGGEKAALALLCDLFALSTIEADRAWFMEHGRLTVQRSKAISREVNDLCRKVRPVAVDLVDAWGIPSAVLRAPDLVG, encoded by the coding sequence ATGGACCAAGAGAAGGCTTCTTCCACCCCTGCGACCGGTTACGTGCAGCCCGAGATCGACGTCTCTGCGCTGGCCGAGGTGCTCGACGGCGAGTACGCCGGGATCCGCGACCTCGTCCGCACCAACCTGGTGACGTACGCCTCCGTTCTCGAAGAGGCCGACGAACTCGGCTTCGACGCGTTTCGCGAGCGGGTGCGCGAGATCGTCGTCAAGATGGCCGCGACGGGCCAGACCGGCATGGGCTTTCCCACCGCATACGGCGGGGGCGGCGACGTCGGTGCCTCGATCGCCGCGTTCGAGACGCTGGCCTTCGGCGATCTGTCGGTCCTGGTGAAGGTCGGCGTGCAGTTCGGACTCTTCGGCGGCGCGATCCTGCACCTGGGCACCGAACGCCACCACGACGCCCACCTCCCGGGTCTGATCACGGGGGAGCTCATGGGCTGCTTCGCGATGACCGAGACCGGGCACGGCTCCAACGTCCAGGCGCTCGGCACCGTCGCGAGGTACGACAGCGCGAGTCGGGAGTTCGTCATCACCACCCCCGACGACCGGGCGCGCAAGGACTACATCGGCAATGCGGCCCGCCATGCCGAACTGGCCGTCGTCTTCGCCCAGCTGGAGGTGGACGGCCGGTCCCGGGGAGTGCACGCCTTCGTCGTCCCCGTCCGGATCGGCGGCGAGCCGGCGCCCGGCGTCCGCATCGAGGACGACGGCCGCAAGATGGGGCTCAACGGGGTGGACAACGGCCGCATTTGGTTCGACGACGTGCGGGTGCCGCGCGAGGCCCTGCTCAACCGGTTCGCCGACGTCACCCCCGAGGGCGTCTACGAGAGTGCGATCGACAACCCCAATCGGCGCTTCTTCACCATGCTCGGCACCCTCGTCCAGGGCCGGGTCAGCGTCGCCGGCGCCGGGATCAACGTCGCCAAGGTGGCGCTGGCGATCGCCACCAAGTACGCCGTGCGGCGCCGGCAGTTCGACGCGGCCCCGGACACCGAGGAGCAGCTGCTCCTCGATTACGGTCTGCACCAGCGCCGCCTGCTGCCGCTCATCGCCCGCACGTACGCCCTGCACGTGGCGCAGGACGTGCTGCGCACGCAGTTGCACGAGGTCTTCTCCGGCATCGAGGAGGACGCGCAGGCCCGGCGCCGGCTCGAATCACGGGCCGCGGGCATGAAGGCGCTCGGCACCTGGCACGCGACCCGGGTCGTCCAGGAGTGCCGGGAGGCGTGCGGCGGCGCCGGATACCTGGCCGTCAACCGGTTCGCCGCCCTGAAGAACGACAGTGACGTCTTCACCACCTTCGAGGGCGACAACCACGTCCTGCTGCAGCTCGTGGCCAAGGGGCTGCTCACCGACTACGCGAGCGAGTTCGAGGACCTCGACCAGCTCGGCATGGTCCGCCACGTCACCGGCCTCGCCGTCGATACGGTCATCGAGCGGACCTCGGCCCACAAGCTCCTGGAACGGGTGCGCGACCTGCTGCCCGGCGGCGAGGAGTGGGACCGGGAGGCGGGCCTGCTCGACTCGGAGTACCAGCTCGCCATGGTCCGCTTCCGTGAGGAGCACATGCTCGCCGGCCTGGCCCGGCGGATCAAACGCGGGATCGACCGCAAGGGCGCTCCCGGCACCGTCTTCTCGCAGGTGCAGGACCACGTCATCGCTCTCGCGCGGGCGCACGTCGAGCGGCTGGTGACGGAGGCCTTCGTCGACAAGGTGCGCTCCCTGCCCGAAGGCGGCGAGAAGGCGGCGCTCGCCCTCCTCTGCGACCTGTTCGCCCTGTCGACGATCGAGGCGGACCGGGCCTGGTTCATGGAGCACGGGCGGCTGACGGTTCAGCGTTCCAAGGCGATCAGCCGTGAGGTGAACGACCTCTGCCGCAAGGTGCGTCCTGTCGCGGTCGACCTCGTCGACGCCTGGGGCATTCCGTCCGCCGTGCTGCGGGCGCCGGATCTCGTGGGCTGA